One genomic segment of Gemmatimonadota bacterium includes these proteins:
- a CDS encoding FtsX-like permease family protein, translating into MFSNYFTVAFRHFNRQKGYSFINVMSLALGIACCLLILLFIRDELSYDRYYDRSDRTYRVTAEQRQGGEVVRTADVLRPTVWYMRQDFPEIEDMVRLVPPGNAWMVKYGDKGFYERNFYLADTTVFDVFQVPLLTGNPKTALTGNDKIVLSESIARKYFGDENPMGKILDSEGTFHLEVTGIMPDLPANTHLGFDILASFKIQEAYSRNVNEWGWRTAHSYIVLREGTDPAELEAKLPAFVQKHLGNRYESGEATLTYRLQPVTDIHLHSRLERELTPNSDIRYIYLFIAIAVFIIVIACINFMNLATARSAGRAREIGLRKVFGAVRYQMARQFLVESLLMSGLAVLLALMLAWISLPWFNLLTGKTMFLDAETAWFALGAVVVIGVIVGCVSGSYPALYLSGLAPIETLKGTLASGSGTAGMRRVLVVSQFVISIALIICTGVVYSQMDFIQKRNMGLNTDLVVAVPLTFDPVQETARIYKQRVKESPYITNATSTYILPGHKNAVIPITLQRTGESEFEKIDMSQAWTDEDFVETLGIELVTGRYFDTSFVSDWGWETAGGGAVLNEAAVMRLGFDSPEDAVGKELNWVRELRQGWQEEGRQLRRIVGVVKDFHYTSLHQPIGPLVMFADYQGGHVVIKIKPESLSEGLEMIEDVWQEVNPEFAFEYFFVEDIFGRLYEAEQRFGRIFVSFAALAVLIACLGLVGLSSFTAERRTKEIGVRKVLGASIPNLFRLLSNEFVRLVIVANIFAWPAAYLVMNRWLDNFAYRVDLGWTTFILAGVLAMAIALLTVSFQAARAATANPVESLRAE; encoded by the coding sequence ATGTTCAGCAACTACTTCACGGTAGCGTTCCGTCACTTTAATCGCCAGAAGGGCTATTCGTTCATCAACGTCATGAGCCTGGCGCTTGGGATCGCGTGCTGCCTCCTCATCCTGCTCTTCATCCGGGACGAGCTGAGCTATGACCGTTATTATGACCGCTCGGACCGAACCTACCGCGTAACGGCCGAACAACGGCAGGGAGGCGAGGTCGTTCGTACCGCCGATGTCCTGAGACCCACGGTCTGGTACATGCGCCAGGACTTCCCGGAAATCGAGGACATGGTCCGCCTCGTCCCCCCCGGCAACGCCTGGATGGTCAAGTACGGCGACAAGGGTTTCTACGAGCGGAACTTCTACCTGGCCGACACGACGGTTTTCGACGTGTTCCAGGTTCCCCTGCTGACGGGCAATCCTAAGACGGCGCTGACCGGGAACGACAAGATCGTGCTGTCCGAATCCATTGCCAGGAAGTACTTCGGCGACGAAAACCCCATGGGTAAGATCCTGGACTCCGAAGGGACCTTTCACCTCGAAGTGACCGGTATCATGCCGGACCTGCCCGCCAATACCCACCTCGGATTCGATATTCTCGCGTCCTTCAAGATCCAGGAAGCCTACTCCAGGAACGTCAACGAGTGGGGATGGCGCACGGCCCATAGTTACATCGTGCTCCGGGAGGGCACCGATCCGGCCGAACTGGAAGCCAAGCTGCCCGCTTTCGTGCAAAAACACCTTGGAAACCGCTACGAAAGCGGTGAGGCCACACTGACATACAGGCTGCAGCCGGTAACGGACATCCATCTCCATTCGCGCCTGGAACGGGAACTGACGCCTAACAGCGATATCAGGTACATTTACCTTTTCATCGCCATCGCGGTCTTCATCATCGTCATCGCCTGCATCAACTTCATGAACCTGGCGACCGCCCGGTCCGCGGGCAGGGCCAGGGAAATCGGCCTCCGAAAGGTTTTCGGCGCAGTCCGGTACCAGATGGCGCGGCAGTTTCTCGTTGAATCGCTGCTGATGAGCGGATTGGCCGTGTTGCTCGCTTTGATGCTCGCGTGGATCAGCCTGCCGTGGTTCAACCTGCTCACGGGCAAGACCATGTTCCTGGATGCTGAAACCGCCTGGTTTGCCCTCGGCGCCGTAGTGGTCATCGGTGTCATCGTCGGGTGCGTATCGGGCAGCTATCCCGCGCTATACCTGTCCGGCCTGGCGCCGATCGAGACGCTCAAGGGAACGCTCGCGTCCGGTTCCGGCACGGCCGGCATGCGCCGGGTGCTGGTCGTAAGCCAGTTTGTCATTTCGATCGCCTTGATCATATGTACCGGTGTGGTTTACAGCCAGATGGATTTCATTCAGAAGAGAAACATGGGGCTGAACACGGACCTGGTCGTGGCCGTCCCCCTGACTTTCGACCCGGTCCAGGAGACGGCGAGGATTTACAAGCAACGCGTGAAGGAAAGTCCGTACATTACTAACGCCACCTCCACGTACATCCTTCCCGGTCACAAGAACGCCGTGATACCCATCACGTTGCAGCGGACGGGCGAAAGCGAATTCGAGAAGATCGATATGAGCCAGGCCTGGACGGATGAAGACTTCGTCGAGACGTTGGGCATTGAGCTCGTCACGGGCCGCTACTTCGACACTTCCTTCGTCAGCGACTGGGGCTGGGAGACCGCGGGAGGCGGGGCCGTTCTGAACGAGGCCGCCGTAATGAGGCTGGGATTCGATTCTCCGGAAGACGCCGTAGGCAAGGAATTGAACTGGGTGCGGGAACTGCGGCAGGGATGGCAGGAGGAAGGCAGGCAACTGCGCAGGATCGTCGGCGTTGTGAAGGACTTTCACTACACGTCACTGCACCAGCCCATAGGACCGTTGGTCATGTTCGCCGACTACCAGGGCGGTCACGTCGTCATCAAGATCAAGCCGGAATCCCTGTCTGAAGGCCTTGAAATGATCGAAGACGTATGGCAGGAAGTGAACCCGGAGTTCGCCTTCGAGTATTTCTTCGTGGAAGACATCTTCGGGCGCCTGTATGAGGCCGAACAGCGATTCGGCAGGATATTCGTCAGTTTCGCCGCCCTGGCCGTGCTGATCGCCTGCCTCGGACTCGTCGGCCTCTCCTCCTTTACCGCGGAACGGCGGACGAAGGAAATTGGGGTCCGCAAGGTCCTGGGCGCTTCCATACCGAACCTGTTTCGCCTGCTGTCCAACGAATTCGTCCGGCTCGTGATCGTGGCCAACATCTTCGCCTGGCCGGCGGCCTACCTGGTGATGAACCGATGGCTGGACAACTTCGCCTACCGCGTCGACCTGGGTTGGACCACCTTCATTCTGGCTGGCGTCCTGGCCATGGCGATCGCCCTCCTGACCGTGAGTTTCCAGGCTGCCCGGGCCGCCACCGCCAATCCGGTGGAGTCGCTGCGGGCCGAGTAG
- a CDS encoding FtsX-like permease family protein: MFRKYVTVALRHLSRRKGYSFINVMSLALGIACCVLIMLYIRDELSYDRYHAKADRIYRVIAEERQGGGVIRTIRTAEVMTPTARFMREDFPEVEDMVRLNPPVNAWMVKYGDRGFYERDFYLADSTVFNVFDVPLLAGNPRTALSGRNRVVLSQSVARKYFGDENPIGKILDAEGTFHLEVAGVMADLPSNTHLGFDILASFRIQEAFTEQSLDDWGWRKSYSYVLLTEGSDPAELEARLPAFVEKYVGDIYDGESSTLTYRLQPVTDIHLHSRLERELTPNSDIRYVYLFVAIAVFIILIACINFMNLATARSAGRAREIGLKKVFGAGRGQVARQFLSESLIMSGMAVCIALLLVGFGLPWFSLVSGKTISLGADTAWFILGSAAVTGIVVGLISGSYPALYLSGLAPIDTLKGALSGDAGNVGMRRTLVAGQFVISIAMIICTGVVYDQLDYIRYRNLGMETERLVAVPLTFTPVIEKARLYRQRVRESPHVEDATATFILPFHKNAVITAVVRRSGEGDDAKIEMNQAWTDDMFFDTFGMELAAGRFFDRAYVADWYGAGGGTILNEAAVSRLGYGSAEEALDGRFDWVFDERHGFDEETAEPRSIVGVVKDFHYASLHEPIEPLVLFPESDGSHVVVKISANQLSEGLSAIEEAWRDTNPDFAFEYFFVEDTYAHLYEAEQRFGRIFVSFAALAVFIACLGLVGLSSFTAERRTKEIGVRKVLGASTPNLIGLMSGEFVRLVIVANVIAWPAAYFAMNRWLDDFAYRVDLDWMTFVLAAALALALALLTVSYQAARAATADPVESLRTE, translated from the coding sequence ATGTTCAGAAAATACGTCACGGTTGCCCTCCGGCATCTGAGCCGCAGGAAGGGTTACTCGTTCATCAACGTGATGAGCCTGGCGCTCGGGATCGCGTGCTGCGTCCTCATCATGCTGTATATCCGGGACGAACTGAGCTATGACCGTTATCACGCCAAGGCGGACCGCATCTACCGCGTGATCGCCGAGGAACGCCAGGGCGGCGGAGTTATTCGGACCATACGGACCGCGGAAGTCATGACGCCCACGGCCAGGTTCATGCGAGAAGACTTCCCCGAAGTGGAAGACATGGTACGTCTCAACCCGCCCGTGAACGCCTGGATGGTCAAGTACGGCGACCGGGGATTCTACGAACGCGATTTCTACCTGGCCGACAGTACTGTTTTCAACGTGTTCGATGTGCCGCTTCTGGCAGGCAATCCCCGGACCGCGCTGAGCGGAAGGAACCGGGTCGTGCTGTCCCAGTCCGTGGCCCGGAAGTATTTCGGCGACGAGAATCCCATTGGAAAAATCCTGGACGCCGAAGGGACCTTTCACCTGGAAGTGGCCGGCGTCATGGCGGACCTGCCGTCCAATACGCACCTCGGATTCGACATACTCGCGTCATTCCGGATCCAGGAGGCGTTTACAGAGCAGTCGCTCGACGATTGGGGCTGGCGAAAGTCGTACAGCTACGTCCTGCTCACGGAGGGAAGCGATCCCGCCGAACTGGAAGCCAGGTTGCCCGCTTTTGTGGAGAAGTATGTCGGCGATATCTACGACGGCGAATCGTCAACGCTGACCTACCGGCTGCAGCCCGTGACGGACATCCACCTTCATTCCCGGCTCGAGCGAGAACTGACGCCGAACAGCGACATCAGGTACGTGTATCTCTTTGTCGCCATCGCCGTGTTTATCATCCTCATCGCCTGCATCAACTTCATGAACCTGGCAACCGCACGGTCCGCGGGAAGGGCCCGGGAAATCGGCCTGAAAAAGGTATTCGGCGCGGGCCGCGGCCAGGTGGCGCGTCAGTTCCTGAGCGAGTCCCTGATCATGAGCGGAATGGCAGTATGCATCGCGCTGCTGCTGGTTGGGTTCGGGTTGCCGTGGTTCAGCCTGGTATCAGGCAAAACCATTTCACTGGGCGCGGATACCGCGTGGTTTATCCTGGGCTCCGCGGCGGTGACCGGCATCGTTGTCGGGCTGATATCGGGAAGCTATCCCGCGCTTTACCTGTCCGGACTCGCTCCGATCGATACCCTGAAGGGCGCGTTGTCCGGGGATGCCGGCAACGTGGGCATGCGCAGAACGCTGGTCGCGGGCCAGTTCGTAATCTCGATCGCCATGATCATCTGTACAGGCGTCGTGTACGACCAGCTCGACTACATCCGCTACCGCAACCTGGGGATGGAAACGGAACGGCTCGTCGCCGTGCCGCTGACGTTTACCCCGGTCATTGAAAAGGCGCGACTATACAGGCAGCGGGTGAGGGAAAGTCCGCACGTGGAGGATGCCACGGCTACCTTTATCCTTCCTTTTCACAAGAACGCCGTGATCACCGCCGTTGTGCGCAGATCGGGCGAAGGTGATGACGCCAAGATCGAAATGAACCAGGCCTGGACGGACGACATGTTTTTCGATACGTTCGGCATGGAACTGGCCGCCGGAAGGTTCTTCGACCGCGCGTACGTCGCCGACTGGTATGGTGCGGGCGGCGGGACGATATTGAACGAAGCCGCCGTTTCCCGGCTGGGTTACGGTTCCGCCGAGGAAGCCCTGGATGGTCGGTTTGACTGGGTTTTTGACGAGCGACACGGTTTCGATGAGGAAACGGCGGAACCGCGCAGTATCGTCGGTGTCGTGAAAGACTTTCACTACGCTTCGCTGCATGAACCCATCGAACCTCTGGTACTATTTCCCGAATCTGACGGCAGCCACGTGGTCGTCAAGATCAGTGCCAATCAACTTTCGGAAGGCCTGTCGGCGATCGAGGAAGCATGGCGCGACACAAACCCCGACTTCGCCTTCGAGTACTTTTTCGTCGAAGATACCTATGCGCACCTCTACGAAGCCGAGCAGCGCTTCGGCAGGATATTCGTCAGTTTCGCCGCACTGGCCGTGTTTATCGCTTGCCTCGGTCTCGTGGGCCTCTCCTCCTTCACCGCGGAACGGCGCACGAAGGAAATCGGAGTGCGCAAGGTCCTCGGCGCGTCCACGCCGAACCTGATCGGGTTGATGTCGGGGGAATTCGTCCGGCTCGTGATCGTGGCCAACGTAATCGCCTGGCCGGCCGCCTATTTCGCGATGAATCGCTGGCTCGACGATTTCGCGTATCGCGTCGACCTGGACTGGATGACCTTCGTTCTGGCCGCCGCGCTTGCCCTCGCCCTCGCCCTCCTGACGGTGAGTTACCAGGCCGCGCGGGCCGCTACAGCAGATCCTGTCGAGTCCCTGCGGACCGAGTAG
- a CDS encoding FtsX-like permease family protein, with the protein MFRNYLTVAFRHLNRQKGYSFINVMSLALGIACALLILLYIRDELSYDRYHEKADRIYRVISEERDGDQVVRTAEVMMPTVRFMREDFPEVEDMVRFNPPGNAWMIKYGDRGFYERDFYLADSSVFKVFDVPLIFGDPRTALAGIDKVVLSESIARKYFGDEDPMGKILDAEGSFHFEVTGVMRDLPANTHLGFDILAAFRIQEHYSPNPADVWDWRKSYSYVLLREGSDPDELEARLPAFVEKYLGDRYDGVSSSLTFRLQPVTDIHLHSHLERELTPNSDIRYVYLFGAIAVFIILIACINFMNLATARSAGRAGEIGLRKTFGATRAQVIRQFISESMFMTGLAVGIALLLAMLSLPWFNLLTGKSLSLNADTAWFALGAVAVIGAVVGLVSGSYPAFYLSGLAPVRALSGLRSPRAGNTTIRRVLVVGQFVISIALIICTGVVYSQLDFIRARNMGLNSDQVVAVPQTFAPVVVKSSVYKARLEEIPAVTNVSMNFLLPGHKNAAAPIKARRRGQDESSTIDMYQAWVDDDFIEIFCIELVAGRNFDSAFPGDWTATGAVVVNEAAVDRLGYASAGEALGKEIEGLQELITDSDERGELRPSIVGVVRDFHYAALYEPIEPLVLFPNYPGGYAMIKIDAGRMAEGLSAIEEAWHEVNPDWAFEYFFVEDTFARLHEAEERFARIFVSFAVLAVIIACLGLVGLSSFTAERRTKEIGVRKVLGASAPSLIALLSGEYLRLVIAAIVVAWPVAYLAMNAWLEGFAYRVDLGWTTFILAGALSMAIALFTVGLQAARAAAANPVESLRME; encoded by the coding sequence ATGTTCCGTAACTACCTGACGGTGGCCTTCCGCCATCTGAACCGCCAGAAAGGCTACTCGTTCATCAACGTGATGAGCCTGGCGCTCGGGATCGCGTGCGCGCTCCTCATCCTTCTGTACATCCGCGACGAGCTTAGTTACGACCGGTACCATGAGAAGGCGGACCGTATCTACCGCGTGATCTCGGAAGAGCGCGACGGCGACCAGGTGGTCCGCACGGCCGAAGTGATGATGCCCACCGTCAGATTCATGCGCGAAGACTTCCCGGAAGTGGAAGATATGGTGCGCTTCAATCCCCCCGGCAACGCATGGATGATCAAGTATGGAGACAGGGGGTTCTACGAACGGGATTTCTACCTGGCCGATTCGTCGGTTTTCAAAGTCTTCGACGTGCCGCTGATATTCGGCGATCCCCGAACGGCCCTGGCCGGTATCGACAAAGTCGTCCTGTCGGAGTCCATCGCCCGCAAATACTTCGGCGATGAAGATCCCATGGGGAAGATCCTGGATGCCGAGGGATCCTTCCATTTCGAGGTGACCGGCGTCATGCGGGACCTGCCCGCCAACACGCACCTCGGATTCGACATCCTCGCGGCGTTCAGGATCCAGGAGCACTACTCGCCAAATCCGGCCGACGTGTGGGACTGGCGCAAGTCGTACAGCTACGTCCTGCTTCGCGAGGGCAGCGATCCCGACGAACTGGAAGCCAGGCTGCCCGCCTTCGTGGAGAAGTACCTGGGCGACCGCTACGACGGTGTATCGTCGTCCTTGACCTTCAGGCTGCAGCCGGTCACGGATATTCACCTGCATTCTCATCTCGAGCGGGAACTGACCCCGAACAGCGATATCCGGTACGTCTACCTCTTCGGCGCCATCGCCGTATTCATCATCCTCATCGCTTGCATCAACTTCATGAACCTGGCGACCGCACGGTCCGCGGGCCGGGCCGGGGAAATCGGCCTGAGAAAGACCTTCGGTGCGACCAGGGCCCAGGTGATCCGGCAGTTCATCAGCGAGTCCATGTTCATGACCGGGCTTGCGGTTGGCATTGCCCTCCTGCTTGCCATGCTGAGCCTGCCGTGGTTCAACCTGCTCACGGGCAAATCCCTGTCCCTGAATGCGGATACCGCCTGGTTTGCCCTGGGTGCCGTCGCGGTAATCGGCGCCGTGGTGGGGTTGGTCTCGGGCAGCTATCCGGCGTTTTACCTGTCCGGGCTCGCACCGGTCCGGGCGCTGAGCGGCCTGCGCTCCCCGCGTGCCGGAAACACTACCATCCGCCGGGTCCTCGTCGTGGGCCAGTTCGTGATTTCGATCGCCCTGATCATCTGCACCGGCGTGGTCTACAGCCAGCTCGATTTCATACGCGCACGGAACATGGGGCTCAATTCCGACCAAGTCGTCGCGGTGCCTCAGACCTTCGCGCCTGTGGTCGTAAAATCCAGCGTTTACAAAGCACGGCTGGAGGAGATACCTGCGGTGACGAACGTCTCTATGAATTTCCTTCTTCCCGGGCACAAGAACGCCGCGGCGCCGATCAAGGCGCGCAGACGGGGCCAGGACGAATCATCGACGATTGATATGTACCAGGCCTGGGTGGACGATGATTTCATCGAGATTTTCTGCATCGAACTGGTGGCGGGTCGGAACTTCGATTCCGCGTTCCCCGGCGACTGGACGGCGACGGGTGCGGTCGTAGTCAACGAAGCGGCCGTTGACCGGCTTGGCTATGCATCCGCCGGCGAGGCGTTGGGAAAGGAGATCGAAGGGTTGCAGGAACTGATCACAGATTCCGATGAGCGCGGTGAACTGCGGCCGTCAATCGTAGGCGTGGTCAGGGATTTCCACTACGCCGCCTTATACGAACCCATCGAACCGCTGGTGCTGTTTCCGAACTATCCGGGCGGTTACGCCATGATCAAAATCGATGCCGGTCGCATGGCGGAAGGGCTTTCGGCGATCGAGGAAGCATGGCATGAAGTAAATCCCGATTGGGCTTTCGAATACTTCTTCGTGGAGGACACCTTTGCGCGCCTGCATGAAGCCGAGGAGCGTTTTGCCAGGATCTTCGTAAGCTTCGCCGTACTGGCCGTTATCATCGCCTGCCTCGGGCTTGTCGGGCTGTCCTCCTTCACCGCGGAACGGCGTACGAAGGAAATCGGAGTCCGCAAGGTCCTTGGCGCATCTGCCCCCAGTCTGATCGCACTGTTGTCCGGCGAATACTTGCGGCTTGTGATCGCGGCCATCGTGGTGGCCTGGCCCGTAGCCTACCTCGCGATGAACGCCTGGCTCGAAGGTTTCGCCTACCGCGTCGACCTGGGTTGGACCACTTTCATCCTGGCCGGCGCCCTCTCTATGGCGATCGCCCTGTTCACCGTCGGACTCCAGGCCGCGCGGGCGGCCGCCGCGAATCCGGTGGAGTCCTTGCGGATGGAGTAG
- a CDS encoding porin family protein → MRQVAITLLAAAVLVSISTQESVHAQEISPSFIVGGGLGIPIGTKVTNNGPAIRAGASVPVYQNLHAVVEGHYSKNVAEFKRAEFEQFVPGPSSASSDVTLLGANIGIMLRSPTSSPVSVYGQGGIGVTRAERSASVFLLGESPGVSDIETVLSFTIGGGVQIPINPSIGVAVDARYSHAATEVEATKRMPITVSLVFGL, encoded by the coding sequence ATGAGGCAGGTAGCGATTACCTTGCTGGCCGCGGCTGTTCTCGTGTCGATATCCACTCAAGAATCTGTCCATGCACAGGAGATTTCACCGTCGTTTATCGTAGGAGGCGGTTTGGGAATTCCCATAGGCACCAAAGTAACAAACAACGGACCGGCGATTCGGGCCGGTGCATCGGTGCCGGTTTATCAGAACTTGCATGCGGTCGTGGAAGGTCACTACAGCAAAAATGTTGCTGAGTTCAAACGGGCTGAGTTCGAACAGTTTGTACCCGGTCCGAGTAGTGCGAGTTCGGATGTTACACTTTTGGGAGCAAACATCGGAATCATGCTGCGTTCTCCTACTTCTTCACCCGTCAGTGTCTATGGGCAAGGAGGAATAGGGGTAACGCGAGCTGAAAGAAGTGCATCCGTCTTCTTGCTTGGTGAATCTCCCGGTGTAAGCGACATCGAGACCGTTTTAAGTTTTACGATAGGCGGAGGCGTCCAGATTCCAATCAACCCATCTATCGGCGTGGCAGTTGACGCCCGATACAGTCATGCGGCGACGGAAGTCGAGGCCACAAAGAGGATGCCGATCACCGTATCCCTCGTGTTCGGTCTCTAG
- the nrdR gene encoding transcriptional repressor NrdR — MRCPACGTLNSHVVDSRTIQSGRTIRRRRECLSCTKRFTTYEAIEEEELMVVKSDGRREVFDRGKIMQGLKLACTKRMISADQLHELVDRVVYYVSNLNEREIPSDRIGEFIIRELRKIDEVAYVRFASVYRDFKDRSEFAEELEQLEKQELAAVVKEQPDQG, encoded by the coding sequence ATGCGATGTCCTGCGTGTGGCACGCTCAACAGCCACGTTGTAGACTCCCGAACCATCCAGAGCGGTAGAACGATCCGCCGCCGCCGCGAGTGCCTTTCCTGCACCAAGCGATTCACTACTTACGAGGCGATCGAGGAAGAGGAACTGATGGTGGTGAAATCCGATGGGCGCCGGGAGGTCTTCGACCGCGGAAAGATCATGCAAGGGCTGAAGCTGGCCTGTACGAAGCGCATGATCTCCGCCGATCAACTCCACGAACTCGTGGACCGTGTCGTGTACTACGTAAGTAACCTCAACGAACGCGAGATTCCTTCGGACCGGATCGGCGAATTCATTATAAGGGAACTGCGGAAGATCGATGAAGTAGCCTATGTGCGTTTCGCCTCGGTCTACAGGGATTTCAAGGACAGGAGCGAGTTCGCGGAAGAGCTCGAACAACTGGAGAAGCAGGAGCTGGCTGCGGTCGTCAAGGAACAGCCCGATCAGGGCTGA